The nucleotide sequence CGTCGTCCCGCGAACGCACGAGGGCCCGTCACCGGATCGGTGACGGGCCCTCGTGCGTGGGCTGCTCCGCTCAGAGCGAGGCGGCCCGCTTGGCCATCGCGGACTTCTTGTTCGCGGCCTGGTTCTTGTGGATGACGCCCTTGCTCACGGCCTTGTCGAGCTTGGTCGACGCGACCTTGAGCGCCTCGGCGGCCTGCTCGGCGTTGCCGGTGTCGGCCGCCTCGCGGAAGCGACGGATGGCCGTCTTGAACTCGCTCTTGACGGCCTTGTTGCGCTCGGTCGCGAGACGGTTCGTCTTGATGCGCTTGAGCTGGGACTTGATGTTCGCCACTGTGTATTCGTGCCTTCGGTCGAGGAATCGGTTGCCGTTAGAGGGCGGCAGTCGCGGGTCGGGACCGGGCGTGGGGCACCCGTGGTTGACTCGCGCTGGATGAAGCTCGTGCGCGCGCGACCACACGCGCACGCAGTCGACAAAGGTACCAGCGGCGCGCACCCCCGCCAAAACGGGTGACGTGGGGCGCTGGGCGGGTCACTCGTCGCGGTGCCGACCGTGCTGGGCGGTGATCGTCAGCACCGCCCGCTCGACGGCGTAGACCGGGTCGCGGCCGCCGCCCTTGACCTCGGCGTCCGCGGCGGCGAGCGCCTGGAGCGAGGTCGCGAGGCCCTCGGCGTTCCAGCCCGAGAGCGTGCGCCGGGCCCGGTCGACCTGCCACGGGGCCATCCCGACGTCCCGGGCGACGTCGGCGGGGCGCCCGCGGCCGGCGGACCCGACCT is from Arthrobacter sp. NEB 688 and encodes:
- the rpsT gene encoding 30S ribosomal protein S20 — protein: MANIKSQLKRIKTNRLATERNKAVKSEFKTAIRRFREAADTGNAEQAAEALKVASTKLDKAVSKGVIHKNQAANKKSAMAKRAASL